A window of the Hordeum vulgare subsp. vulgare chromosome 5H, MorexV3_pseudomolecules_assembly, whole genome shotgun sequence genome harbors these coding sequences:
- the LOC123398815 gene encoding germin-like protein 8-4, with product MPPWTKHLTMASSSSLFLIAVLLALVSWQATAYDPSPLQDFCVADMKSPVRVNGFPCKDPMAVNTEDFFNPAMLDQPRDTKNSKVGSNVTNINVINFPGLNTLGISLARIDYGPLGVNTPHIHPRATELLTVLEGTLYLGFVTSNPNRLFSRVVKKGDVFVFPKAMIHFQMNLAHDKPAAALSSLSSQNPGVISIANAVFGSNPPISDDVLATAFQVEKKLIDWLQSQFWENNHY from the exons ATGCCTCCATGGACAAAGCATCTCACAAtggcctcctcttcctctttgtTTCTCATCGCCGTGCTTCTTGCGCTGGTCTCATGGCAGGCCACTGCCTATGACCCTAGCCCTCTCCAAGACTTCTGCGTCGCCGACATGAAGTCACCTG TGCGAGTAAACGGATTTCCTTGCAAGGACCCAATGGCCGTCAACACGGAAGATTTCTTCAATCCAGCCATGCTTGACCAGCCTAGGGATACTAAGAACAGCAAGGTTGGGTCCAACGTCACCAACATTAACGTCATCAATTTCCCTGGCCTCAACACCCTCGGAATCTCGCTGGCACGCATCGACTATGGACCATTGGGTGTGAACACACCACATATACATCCCCGTGCCACCGAGCTCCTTACTGTGCTTGAGGGAACTCTCTACCTTGGATTTGTCACATCCAACCCAAATAGGCTTTTCTCCAGGGTAGTCAAGAAGGGTGACGTATTTGTGTTCCCAAAGGCAATGATCCACTTCCAAATGAATCTAGCGCATGACAAGCCAGCAGCTGCGTTGTCATCACTCAGCAGCCAAAACCCTGGAGTTATTTCTATCGCCAATGCAGTCTTTGGATCAAACCCACCTATTTCGGATGATGTTTTGGCCACGGCATTTCAGGTGGAAAAGAAACTGATTGATTGGCTCCAATCTCAGTTCTGGGAAAATAACCACTACTAA
- the LOC123398816 gene encoding glutaredoxin-C1-like has protein sequence MEQVTKLAGQRAVVIFGMSSCCMCHTVTSLLRDLGANPMVVELDEDPRGKEMEKALVRLLGRNPAVPVVFIGGRLAGCTDKVMSLHLGGKLVPLLRNAGAVWV, from the coding sequence ATGGAGCAGGTGACGAAGCTAGCGGGGCAGCGGGCGGTGGTGATCTTCGGCATGAGCTCCTGCTGCATGTGCCACACGGTGACGAGCCTCCTCCGGGATCTCGGGGCCAACCCGATGGTGGTGGAACTGGACGAGGACCCTAGGgggaaggagatggagaaggcgCTGGTGCGGCTCCTTGGCCGGAACCCTGCTGTGCCGGTGGTGTTCATCGGCGGCAGGCTCGCCGGATGCACCGACAAGGTCATGTCCCTTCACCTCGGCGGCAAGCTTGTCCCGCTGCTTCGTAATGCAGGTGCTGTCTGGGTGTAG